The following are encoded together in the Tepidiforma bonchosmolovskayae genome:
- a CDS encoding alpha/beta fold hydrolase, which yields MPFTERSGARIWYETRGSGDPLVMVYGIGGHSGDWWDVFPALLEPHYRLVLLDNRGTGRSEKPSAPWTMSDMTADVMAVADDLGLERFHLLGCSLGSIIVRHVVREYGPARIRSLSLLCPPNGIPATEEDLRTALFWDPARPLIESARASWPIIHPPEWIARNEDELIDRFNRTMANPTPARTFQFQLQAAQAAPDPNPAVAAATFPVLILHGTIDRLVPPANAELLARQIPRARLEWLEGDSHNFWAHDPERSAAVLLDFLASV from the coding sequence ATGCCGTTCACCGAGCGCTCTGGCGCCCGCATCTGGTACGAAACCCGCGGCTCCGGCGACCCGCTCGTCATGGTCTACGGTATCGGCGGCCACTCCGGCGACTGGTGGGATGTCTTCCCGGCGCTCCTCGAACCGCACTACCGCCTCGTCCTCCTCGACAATCGCGGGACCGGCCGGTCCGAGAAGCCGTCCGCGCCCTGGACCATGTCCGACATGACCGCCGACGTCATGGCCGTCGCCGATGACCTCGGCCTCGAGCGGTTCCACCTGCTCGGCTGCTCGCTCGGCAGCATCATCGTGCGCCACGTGGTCCGCGAGTACGGGCCGGCGCGTATCCGTTCGCTCAGCCTCCTCTGCCCCCCGAACGGCATCCCCGCAACCGAGGAGGACCTCCGGACGGCGCTCTTCTGGGACCCCGCCAGGCCGCTCATCGAGTCCGCCCGTGCCAGCTGGCCGATCATCCATCCGCCGGAATGGATCGCCCGCAATGAGGATGAGCTGATCGACCGGTTCAACCGCACGATGGCCAACCCGACGCCGGCCCGGACGTTCCAGTTCCAGCTCCAGGCCGCCCAGGCTGCGCCGGACCCCAATCCCGCCGTTGCTGCTGCGACTTTCCCGGTCCTCATCCTCCACGGCACGATCGACCGGCTCGTGCCGCCGGCCAACGCCGAACTTCTCGCCCGGCAGATTCCCCGCGCCCGCCTTGAATGGCTCGAGGGCGACAGCCATAACTTCTGGGCGCACGACCCCGAGCGCTCGGCAGCCGTGCTGCTCGACTTCCTCGCGTCCGTCTGA
- the ftsH gene encoding ATP-dependent zinc metalloprotease FtsH, which produces MYSRWIRNSFFWLLVIVAVIAIFFAFFANGSDHQSVEFGQVITDAERGRIEKIEVDGRTLTVTYIRQANEETGKVVTAKAGPNTNIEDILTQRGVALSRAPGTAEGVPAVNLEYKDSSGFGPFLGLLLNILPFLLFGLFLLLIMRQAQGSNSQAMSFGKSRARLFTGSKVTVTFADVAGVDEAKEELAEVVEFLKYPEKFAALGARIPKGVLLVGPPGTGKTLLSRAVAGEAGVPFFSISGSEFVEMFVGVGASRVRDLFDQAKKNAPCIVFIDEIDAVGRQRGAGLGGSHDEREQTLNQILVEMDGFDTGTNVIVIAATNRPDILDPALLRPGRFDRKVVLDAPDIKGREAILNVHMKGKPIADDVDVAVLAKATSGFSGADLANLVNEAAILAARRNKKIITMKEFLEAIDRVILGPERKSKVMSDLEKKVTAYHEGGHVIVAHFLKHHDPVYKVTIVSRGMSGGHTRFLGEDTSYHTPSMFKDRMASALGGLAAEEIVFGEASTGPSSDIQQVTRIARSMVTRWGMSKKLGPRTFGKTEELIFLGREISETRDYSEKIAEEIDEEVRELIDEAHATATKILLEHRKLLDKLASVLIEVETLEGEQLVRLLNSDPDEPWPPPDLAEPKPEAAAKPTAEEAPRRPIFEPKPATGLAWESGNQSRTDGG; this is translated from the coding sequence TTGTATTCCCGCTGGATTCGCAACAGTTTCTTCTGGCTCCTCGTCATCGTTGCGGTCATCGCGATCTTCTTCGCGTTCTTCGCCAACGGCAGCGACCACCAGTCGGTCGAATTCGGGCAGGTGATCACGGACGCTGAACGCGGGCGCATCGAGAAGATCGAGGTTGACGGGCGCACCCTGACGGTCACGTACATCCGGCAGGCCAACGAAGAGACGGGGAAGGTCGTCACGGCGAAGGCCGGGCCGAACACGAACATCGAGGACATCCTGACGCAGCGCGGTGTGGCCCTGAGCCGGGCGCCCGGGACAGCGGAGGGCGTTCCTGCCGTCAACCTGGAGTACAAGGACAGCTCGGGGTTTGGGCCGTTCCTCGGCCTGCTGCTGAACATCCTGCCGTTCCTGCTGTTCGGGCTGTTCCTGCTGCTGATCATGCGCCAGGCCCAGGGGTCGAATTCGCAGGCGATGAGCTTCGGCAAGAGCCGGGCCCGCCTCTTCACCGGGAGCAAAGTCACCGTCACGTTCGCCGACGTCGCCGGTGTTGATGAAGCGAAAGAGGAACTCGCCGAGGTGGTCGAGTTCCTCAAGTACCCGGAGAAATTCGCGGCGCTGGGTGCGCGGATACCCAAGGGCGTGCTGCTCGTGGGGCCGCCGGGCACCGGCAAGACGCTCCTCTCGCGGGCGGTAGCGGGCGAGGCGGGCGTGCCGTTCTTCAGCATCTCCGGCTCCGAGTTCGTCGAGATGTTCGTCGGCGTGGGCGCCAGCCGGGTGCGCGACCTGTTCGACCAGGCGAAGAAGAACGCGCCGTGCATCGTGTTCATCGACGAAATCGACGCGGTCGGCAGGCAGCGCGGGGCCGGCCTGGGCGGCAGCCACGATGAGCGCGAGCAGACGCTGAACCAGATTCTCGTCGAGATGGACGGGTTCGATACGGGCACGAACGTCATCGTCATCGCCGCGACGAACCGCCCCGACATCCTTGACCCGGCGCTGCTCCGGCCGGGGCGCTTCGACCGGAAGGTCGTGCTCGACGCGCCGGACATCAAGGGGCGCGAGGCGATCCTGAACGTCCACATGAAGGGCAAACCGATTGCCGACGACGTCGATGTCGCGGTGCTCGCGAAGGCGACATCCGGCTTCTCCGGGGCCGACCTTGCGAACCTCGTGAACGAAGCGGCCATCCTGGCCGCCCGGCGGAACAAGAAGATCATCACGATGAAGGAGTTCCTCGAGGCGATCGACCGGGTCATCCTCGGGCCGGAGCGGAAGAGCAAGGTAATGAGCGACCTCGAGAAGAAGGTCACGGCCTACCACGAAGGCGGGCATGTCATCGTTGCGCACTTCCTGAAGCACCACGACCCCGTGTACAAGGTGACGATCGTCTCCCGGGGGATGAGCGGCGGGCACACCCGGTTCCTCGGGGAGGACACCAGCTACCACACGCCCTCGATGTTCAAGGACCGCATGGCGAGCGCGCTCGGCGGACTCGCTGCGGAGGAGATCGTGTTCGGCGAAGCCTCGACCGGGCCGTCGAGCGATATCCAGCAGGTGACGCGCATCGCACGGTCGATGGTGACCCGCTGGGGGATGAGCAAGAAGCTCGGCCCGCGGACGTTCGGGAAGACCGAGGAGCTCATCTTCCTGGGCCGTGAAATCTCTGAGACGCGGGACTACAGCGAAAAGATTGCCGAGGAGATCGACGAGGAGGTGCGGGAGCTGATCGACGAGGCGCACGCGACAGCGACGAAGATCCTGCTCGAGCACCGGAAGCTCCTCGATAAGCTGGCGAGTGTGCTCATCGAGGTCGAAACGCTGGAAGGCGAGCAGCTCGTGCGTCTGCTGAACAGCGACCCGGACGAGCCGTGGCCGCCGCCGGACCTGGCCGAACCGAAGCCGGAGGCCGCGGCGAAGCCGACCGCGGAGGAAGCGCCGCGGCGCCCGATCTTCGAGCCGAAGCCGGCGACCGGGCTTGCGTGGGAGAGCGGCAA
- the npdG gene encoding NADPH-dependent F420 reductase — MKLAFVGGTGPEGLGLAMRFARAGHEVAIGSRSAERGEEAAAKVREAVPGAAAAGGDNASVVRDADVVFLTFPYSGQAATLEALAGALAGKIVCNVVAPLEFRQGVGAVALDVPGGSALQEAIAQLPESRVVSAFQNLSAEELQHLDHPIEADVLVCGKDAEAKQVIIGLANQIAGVRGIDAGGPSQSRYVEMLTALLINLNRKHKTQTSIRIVGI; from the coding sequence ATGAAGCTCGCATTCGTCGGCGGCACGGGTCCTGAAGGTCTCGGGCTTGCCATGCGTTTCGCCCGCGCCGGGCACGAGGTTGCCATTGGCTCCCGTTCTGCCGAGCGCGGCGAAGAAGCGGCCGCGAAGGTCCGCGAGGCCGTGCCCGGCGCTGCTGCCGCGGGCGGCGACAACGCCTCCGTTGTCCGCGATGCCGACGTCGTTTTTCTCACCTTCCCGTACAGCGGACAGGCGGCCACGCTCGAAGCGCTCGCCGGCGCCCTCGCCGGGAAGATTGTCTGCAATGTCGTTGCCCCGCTCGAGTTCCGGCAGGGCGTCGGTGCGGTCGCCCTCGATGTCCCCGGCGGGAGCGCCCTCCAGGAGGCGATCGCCCAGCTCCCCGAGTCCCGCGTCGTCAGCGCGTTCCAGAACCTCAGCGCTGAGGAGCTCCAGCACCTCGACCACCCGATCGAGGCCGACGTCCTCGTCTGCGGCAAAGACGCCGAGGCCAAGCAGGTCATCATCGGCCTCGCCAATCAGATCGCCGGCGTGCGCGGCATCGATGCCGGCGGCCCCTCCCAGAGCCGCTACGTCGAAATGCTCACCGCGCTCCTCATCAACCTGAACCGGAAGCACAAAACCCAGACCAGCATCCGGATCGTGGGAATCTGA